A single genomic interval of Labrus mixtus chromosome 6, fLabMix1.1, whole genome shotgun sequence harbors:
- the zbtb18 gene encoding zinc finger and BTB domain-containing protein 18 isoform X1, giving the protein MYFLRQDKSTWLKGYEDSRMEFPDHSRHLLQCLSEQRHQGFLCDSTVLVGDSQFRAHRAVLASCSMYFHLFYKDQLDKRDVVHLNSDIVTAPAFSLLLEFMYEGKLQFQDLPVEDVLAAASYLHMYDIVKVCKKRLKQKATAEADSTRREDDGGSSCSDKADSLSDDSPGRPATADLLHSDEDEEVKTEGGPLWLRLPSAERPGTPATATTSPGHAEAEMQSGERLGEGGKLLSPAGSPTSSTGTLSQRSHRSVSSRGGQRGRRVSNDAADCVLDLSVKPIAGSNHSNHHQSYFSGAATPDSLQSPMAVRVKVERGVASDEEEELGAGDYDMEHSGITKATIPSTNGLTHHGVGGPLSAQRRLGLEAHLSALREASLASELEREEKPSATADDDDILGGENERAQAEAASMDTSLLPYVSNMLSAQHTQIFMCPLCNKVFPSPHILQLHLSSHFREQEGIRSKPAGDVNVPTCTICSKTFSCMYTLKRHERTHSGEKPYTCTTCGKSFQYSHNLSRHAVVHTREKPHACKWCERRFTQSGDLYRHIRKFHCELVNSLSVKSEPLALPNVRDWAIEDSSQELWK; this is encoded by the exons ATGTATTTTCTAAGGCAGGACAAATCGACTTGGTTAAAAG GTTATGAGGACAGCAGGATGGAGTTCCCAGACCACAGTAGACATTTACTCCAGTGTCTGAGCGAGCAGCGGCACCAGGGCTTCCTGTGTGACTCCACAGTGCTGGTGGGAGATTCCCAGTTCCGGGCCCATCGGGCTGTTTTGGCCTCCTGCAGCATGTACTTTCACCTCTTCTACAAGGACCAGCTGGACAAGAGAGACGTGGTGCACCTCAACAGTGACATTGTCACAGCCCCGGCCTTTTCCCTGCTCCTGGAGTTCATGTATGAGGGCAAGCTACAGTTCCAGGACCTTCCTGTAGAGGATGTGCTGGCAGCGGCCAGCTATCTGCACATGTATGACATTGTCAAGGTGTGTAAGAAGCGTTTGAAGCAGAAGGCCACAGCAGAAGCAGACAGCACGCGCAGAGAGGATGACGGAGGGTCCAGCTGCTCAGATAAAGCCGACAGTCTATCAGATGATTCTCCGGGCCGGCCTGCCACAGCCGACCTTCTGCACAGCGACGAAGATGAGGAGGTGAAAACTGAGGGAGGACCGCTGTGGCTGAGGCTGCCGTCTGCAGAGAGACCAGGAACACCAGCCACGGCTACCACCAGCCCAGGGCACGCTGAGGCGGAGATGCAGAGTGGGGAAAGACTGGGGGAAGGAGGGAAACTGCTCTCCCCGGCTGGCAGTCCAACCAGCTCCACAGGAACCCTCTCACAAAGATCCCACCGTTCCGTGAGTTCTCGTGGAGGGCAAAGGGGCAGGAGGGTGTCAAATGATGCGGCTGACTGTGTCCTGGATCTGTCAGTCAAGCCGATTGCTGGTAGCAATCACAGTAACCATCACCAGTCCTATTTCAGCGGGGCAGCTACACCAGACAGCCTCCAAAGCCCAATGGCTGTTAGAGTGAAGGTGGAGAGGGGTGTGGCTtcagatgaggaagaggaactGGGAGCTGGGGACTATGACATGGAGCACAGTGGCATCACCAAGGCTACGATTCCGAGCACCAACGGCCTGACCCACCACGGGGTCGGAGGGCCTCTGTCAGCTCAGAGGAGGCTTGGCCTGGAGGCGCACCTGTCCGCTCTGCGAGAGGCTTCTTTGGCCTCAGAGCTGGAGCGGGAGGAGAAGCCTTCGGCCACAGCAGACGACGATGACATACTCGGTGGAGAAAACGAGCGTGCGCAGGCCGAGGCGGCCAGCATGGATACTTCCCTGCTGCCCTATGTCTCCAACATGCTGTCAGCTCAACACACCCAGATCTTCATGTGCCCGCTGTGTAACAAGGTTTTCCCCTCCCCACACATCCTCCAGCTCCACCTCAGCTCCCACTTCAGGGAGCAGGAGGGCATCCGCTCCAAGCCTGCCGGAGACGTCAATGTGCCCACATGCACCATCTGCAGCAAGACCTTCTCCTGCATGTACACGCTGAAGCGCCACGAGCGGACACACTCTGGTGAGAAACCCTACACCTGCACCACCTGTGGCAAGAGCTTCCAGTACTCACACAACCTCAGTCGCCACGCAGTGGTGCACACTCGTGAGAAGCCACATGCTTGCAAGTGGTGCGAACGGCGCTTCACGCAGTCTGGGGACCTTTATCGACATATTCGCAAATTCCATTGCGAACTGGTCAACTCGCTGTCAGTGAAAAGTGAACCGCTGGCACTGCCCAATGTCAGGGATTGGGCAATCGAGGACAGCTCCCAGGAACTGTGGAAGTAG
- the zbtb18 gene encoding zinc finger and BTB domain-containing protein 18 isoform X2, producing MHTAAGYEDSRMEFPDHSRHLLQCLSEQRHQGFLCDSTVLVGDSQFRAHRAVLASCSMYFHLFYKDQLDKRDVVHLNSDIVTAPAFSLLLEFMYEGKLQFQDLPVEDVLAAASYLHMYDIVKVCKKRLKQKATAEADSTRREDDGGSSCSDKADSLSDDSPGRPATADLLHSDEDEEVKTEGGPLWLRLPSAERPGTPATATTSPGHAEAEMQSGERLGEGGKLLSPAGSPTSSTGTLSQRSHRSVSSRGGQRGRRVSNDAADCVLDLSVKPIAGSNHSNHHQSYFSGAATPDSLQSPMAVRVKVERGVASDEEEELGAGDYDMEHSGITKATIPSTNGLTHHGVGGPLSAQRRLGLEAHLSALREASLASELEREEKPSATADDDDILGGENERAQAEAASMDTSLLPYVSNMLSAQHTQIFMCPLCNKVFPSPHILQLHLSSHFREQEGIRSKPAGDVNVPTCTICSKTFSCMYTLKRHERTHSGEKPYTCTTCGKSFQYSHNLSRHAVVHTREKPHACKWCERRFTQSGDLYRHIRKFHCELVNSLSVKSEPLALPNVRDWAIEDSSQELWK from the exons ATGCATACTGCTGCAG GTTATGAGGACAGCAGGATGGAGTTCCCAGACCACAGTAGACATTTACTCCAGTGTCTGAGCGAGCAGCGGCACCAGGGCTTCCTGTGTGACTCCACAGTGCTGGTGGGAGATTCCCAGTTCCGGGCCCATCGGGCTGTTTTGGCCTCCTGCAGCATGTACTTTCACCTCTTCTACAAGGACCAGCTGGACAAGAGAGACGTGGTGCACCTCAACAGTGACATTGTCACAGCCCCGGCCTTTTCCCTGCTCCTGGAGTTCATGTATGAGGGCAAGCTACAGTTCCAGGACCTTCCTGTAGAGGATGTGCTGGCAGCGGCCAGCTATCTGCACATGTATGACATTGTCAAGGTGTGTAAGAAGCGTTTGAAGCAGAAGGCCACAGCAGAAGCAGACAGCACGCGCAGAGAGGATGACGGAGGGTCCAGCTGCTCAGATAAAGCCGACAGTCTATCAGATGATTCTCCGGGCCGGCCTGCCACAGCCGACCTTCTGCACAGCGACGAAGATGAGGAGGTGAAAACTGAGGGAGGACCGCTGTGGCTGAGGCTGCCGTCTGCAGAGAGACCAGGAACACCAGCCACGGCTACCACCAGCCCAGGGCACGCTGAGGCGGAGATGCAGAGTGGGGAAAGACTGGGGGAAGGAGGGAAACTGCTCTCCCCGGCTGGCAGTCCAACCAGCTCCACAGGAACCCTCTCACAAAGATCCCACCGTTCCGTGAGTTCTCGTGGAGGGCAAAGGGGCAGGAGGGTGTCAAATGATGCGGCTGACTGTGTCCTGGATCTGTCAGTCAAGCCGATTGCTGGTAGCAATCACAGTAACCATCACCAGTCCTATTTCAGCGGGGCAGCTACACCAGACAGCCTCCAAAGCCCAATGGCTGTTAGAGTGAAGGTGGAGAGGGGTGTGGCTtcagatgaggaagaggaactGGGAGCTGGGGACTATGACATGGAGCACAGTGGCATCACCAAGGCTACGATTCCGAGCACCAACGGCCTGACCCACCACGGGGTCGGAGGGCCTCTGTCAGCTCAGAGGAGGCTTGGCCTGGAGGCGCACCTGTCCGCTCTGCGAGAGGCTTCTTTGGCCTCAGAGCTGGAGCGGGAGGAGAAGCCTTCGGCCACAGCAGACGACGATGACATACTCGGTGGAGAAAACGAGCGTGCGCAGGCCGAGGCGGCCAGCATGGATACTTCCCTGCTGCCCTATGTCTCCAACATGCTGTCAGCTCAACACACCCAGATCTTCATGTGCCCGCTGTGTAACAAGGTTTTCCCCTCCCCACACATCCTCCAGCTCCACCTCAGCTCCCACTTCAGGGAGCAGGAGGGCATCCGCTCCAAGCCTGCCGGAGACGTCAATGTGCCCACATGCACCATCTGCAGCAAGACCTTCTCCTGCATGTACACGCTGAAGCGCCACGAGCGGACACACTCTGGTGAGAAACCCTACACCTGCACCACCTGTGGCAAGAGCTTCCAGTACTCACACAACCTCAGTCGCCACGCAGTGGTGCACACTCGTGAGAAGCCACATGCTTGCAAGTGGTGCGAACGGCGCTTCACGCAGTCTGGGGACCTTTATCGACATATTCGCAAATTCCATTGCGAACTGGTCAACTCGCTGTCAGTGAAAAGTGAACCGCTGGCACTGCCCAATGTCAGGGATTGGGCAATCGAGGACAGCTCCCAGGAACTGTGGAAGTAG
- the zbtb18 gene encoding zinc finger and BTB domain-containing protein 18 isoform X3, whose protein sequence is MEFPDHSRHLLQCLSEQRHQGFLCDSTVLVGDSQFRAHRAVLASCSMYFHLFYKDQLDKRDVVHLNSDIVTAPAFSLLLEFMYEGKLQFQDLPVEDVLAAASYLHMYDIVKVCKKRLKQKATAEADSTRREDDGGSSCSDKADSLSDDSPGRPATADLLHSDEDEEVKTEGGPLWLRLPSAERPGTPATATTSPGHAEAEMQSGERLGEGGKLLSPAGSPTSSTGTLSQRSHRSVSSRGGQRGRRVSNDAADCVLDLSVKPIAGSNHSNHHQSYFSGAATPDSLQSPMAVRVKVERGVASDEEEELGAGDYDMEHSGITKATIPSTNGLTHHGVGGPLSAQRRLGLEAHLSALREASLASELEREEKPSATADDDDILGGENERAQAEAASMDTSLLPYVSNMLSAQHTQIFMCPLCNKVFPSPHILQLHLSSHFREQEGIRSKPAGDVNVPTCTICSKTFSCMYTLKRHERTHSGEKPYTCTTCGKSFQYSHNLSRHAVVHTREKPHACKWCERRFTQSGDLYRHIRKFHCELVNSLSVKSEPLALPNVRDWAIEDSSQELWK, encoded by the coding sequence ATGGAGTTCCCAGACCACAGTAGACATTTACTCCAGTGTCTGAGCGAGCAGCGGCACCAGGGCTTCCTGTGTGACTCCACAGTGCTGGTGGGAGATTCCCAGTTCCGGGCCCATCGGGCTGTTTTGGCCTCCTGCAGCATGTACTTTCACCTCTTCTACAAGGACCAGCTGGACAAGAGAGACGTGGTGCACCTCAACAGTGACATTGTCACAGCCCCGGCCTTTTCCCTGCTCCTGGAGTTCATGTATGAGGGCAAGCTACAGTTCCAGGACCTTCCTGTAGAGGATGTGCTGGCAGCGGCCAGCTATCTGCACATGTATGACATTGTCAAGGTGTGTAAGAAGCGTTTGAAGCAGAAGGCCACAGCAGAAGCAGACAGCACGCGCAGAGAGGATGACGGAGGGTCCAGCTGCTCAGATAAAGCCGACAGTCTATCAGATGATTCTCCGGGCCGGCCTGCCACAGCCGACCTTCTGCACAGCGACGAAGATGAGGAGGTGAAAACTGAGGGAGGACCGCTGTGGCTGAGGCTGCCGTCTGCAGAGAGACCAGGAACACCAGCCACGGCTACCACCAGCCCAGGGCACGCTGAGGCGGAGATGCAGAGTGGGGAAAGACTGGGGGAAGGAGGGAAACTGCTCTCCCCGGCTGGCAGTCCAACCAGCTCCACAGGAACCCTCTCACAAAGATCCCACCGTTCCGTGAGTTCTCGTGGAGGGCAAAGGGGCAGGAGGGTGTCAAATGATGCGGCTGACTGTGTCCTGGATCTGTCAGTCAAGCCGATTGCTGGTAGCAATCACAGTAACCATCACCAGTCCTATTTCAGCGGGGCAGCTACACCAGACAGCCTCCAAAGCCCAATGGCTGTTAGAGTGAAGGTGGAGAGGGGTGTGGCTtcagatgaggaagaggaactGGGAGCTGGGGACTATGACATGGAGCACAGTGGCATCACCAAGGCTACGATTCCGAGCACCAACGGCCTGACCCACCACGGGGTCGGAGGGCCTCTGTCAGCTCAGAGGAGGCTTGGCCTGGAGGCGCACCTGTCCGCTCTGCGAGAGGCTTCTTTGGCCTCAGAGCTGGAGCGGGAGGAGAAGCCTTCGGCCACAGCAGACGACGATGACATACTCGGTGGAGAAAACGAGCGTGCGCAGGCCGAGGCGGCCAGCATGGATACTTCCCTGCTGCCCTATGTCTCCAACATGCTGTCAGCTCAACACACCCAGATCTTCATGTGCCCGCTGTGTAACAAGGTTTTCCCCTCCCCACACATCCTCCAGCTCCACCTCAGCTCCCACTTCAGGGAGCAGGAGGGCATCCGCTCCAAGCCTGCCGGAGACGTCAATGTGCCCACATGCACCATCTGCAGCAAGACCTTCTCCTGCATGTACACGCTGAAGCGCCACGAGCGGACACACTCTGGTGAGAAACCCTACACCTGCACCACCTGTGGCAAGAGCTTCCAGTACTCACACAACCTCAGTCGCCACGCAGTGGTGCACACTCGTGAGAAGCCACATGCTTGCAAGTGGTGCGAACGGCGCTTCACGCAGTCTGGGGACCTTTATCGACATATTCGCAAATTCCATTGCGAACTGGTCAACTCGCTGTCAGTGAAAAGTGAACCGCTGGCACTGCCCAATGTCAGGGATTGGGCAATCGAGGACAGCTCCCAGGAACTGTGGAAGTAG